The Terracoccus luteus genome includes a region encoding these proteins:
- the pdxY gene encoding pyridoxal kinase PdxY, protein MRILSIQSHVAYGHAGNSAAVFPLQRLGHEVYPVLTVTFSNHTGYGSTRGPLIAPSDVAAVIDGVEERGAFPDIDAVLSGYQGAEAVGQVVLDAVSRVKAANPRAVYCCDPVMGDVGRGFFVREGIPEFMRDEVVPQADIVTPNQFELEYLVGYPVTTSAELLAAADELRGRGPSVVLVTSTLVDDTPEGSIQLTAVTDDGAWVATTPLLPMTVQGGGDVTAALFLAHFLTDGAKTALARTAGTMFSILERTHAAGSTEMLLIDGQDAIAYPPTNVAIATLR, encoded by the coding sequence GTGAGAATCCTGTCCATCCAGTCGCACGTCGCCTACGGCCACGCCGGCAACTCGGCGGCCGTCTTCCCGCTGCAGCGCCTCGGGCACGAGGTCTACCCCGTGCTCACGGTGACCTTCAGCAACCACACGGGCTACGGCTCGACGCGCGGGCCGCTCATCGCGCCGAGCGACGTCGCCGCGGTGATCGACGGGGTCGAGGAGCGTGGCGCGTTCCCCGACATCGACGCGGTGCTGTCGGGCTACCAGGGCGCCGAGGCCGTCGGGCAGGTCGTGCTGGATGCCGTGTCGCGGGTCAAGGCGGCCAACCCCCGGGCCGTCTACTGCTGCGACCCCGTCATGGGTGACGTCGGGCGCGGCTTCTTCGTCCGCGAGGGGATCCCCGAGTTCATGCGCGACGAGGTCGTGCCGCAGGCCGACATCGTGACGCCGAACCAGTTCGAGCTCGAGTACCTCGTGGGCTATCCGGTCACGACGTCGGCCGAGCTGCTCGCCGCCGCCGACGAGCTGCGGGGCCGCGGGCCGTCCGTCGTGCTCGTCACGAGCACGCTCGTCGACGACACGCCCGAGGGGAGCATCCAGCTCACCGCCGTCACGGACGACGGGGCGTGGGTCGCGACCACCCCGCTGCTGCCGATGACGGTGCAGGGCGGTGGCGACGTCACGGCCGCCCTCTTCCTCGCCCATTTCCTGACAGACGGGGCGAAGACGGCGCTCGCGCGCACGGCCGGGACGATGTTCTCCATCCTCGAGCGCACCCACGCCGCCGGCTCGACCGAGATGCTGCTCATCGACGGCCAGGACGCGATCGCCTATCCGCCGACGAATGTGGCCATCGCCACGCTTCGTTGA
- a CDS encoding rhodanese-like domain-containing protein translates to MSEQPTTTVSEVADDAVIIDVREANEWAAGHAPNAVHIPLGDLPSRLADLPDTDAGTVAVTCRSGGRSSRAVAWLTQQGYDVANLDGGMKAWESAGKPLEGEGTPHVL, encoded by the coding sequence ATGAGCGAGCAGCCCACGACGACCGTGTCCGAGGTGGCCGACGACGCCGTCATCATCGACGTGCGCGAGGCGAACGAGTGGGCGGCCGGCCACGCGCCGAACGCCGTGCACATCCCCCTCGGTGACCTGCCCTCGCGGCTCGCCGACCTGCCCGACACGGATGCCGGGACGGTGGCGGTCACGTGCCGCAGCGGCGGCCGCTCGAGCCGCGCCGTCGCCTGGCTGACGCAGCAGGGCTACGACGTCGCCAACCTCGACGGCGGCATGAAGGCGTGGGAGAGCGCCGGCAAGCCGCTCGAGGGCGAGGGCACCCCGCACGTCCTCTGA